From Pararhizobium sp. A13:
CGGCGCATCCCGATCCCGGTCGGCGAGATCATTGTTGGCCTGCAATGCGGCGGCTCGGACGGACTTTCGGGCATCACCGCAAACCCGGCCTTGGGAGCGGCGGTCGATATTCTGGCCGGCGCCGGCGGCACGGCGATCCTGTCGGAAACCTCGGAGATCTATGGCGCCGAGCATCTGCTGCGCAGCCGAGCGGTCAACGAGGATGTCGCGCAGAAGCTCGACGGACTGATCTCCTGGTGGGAAAACTATGTCGAGATGCATGGCGCGTCGCTCGACAACAATCCGTCGCCGGGCAACAAGCGCGGCGGCCTGACCACCATCCTCGAAAAGTCGCTTGGCGCGGTGGCCAAGGGCGGCCGCTCGCCGCTGACCGCGGTCTATCACTACGCGGAGCGGGTGACCGAACACGGCCTCGTCTTCATGGATACACCTGGCTACGACCCCGTGTCGGCAACCGGCCAGGTCGCCGGTGGCGCCAATGTGATCACGTTCACGACCGGCCGTGGGAGCTGTTTCGGCTCGCGCCCCTGTCCCTCCATCAAGCTGACGAGCAACACGGCGCTTTATCGCGCCATGGAGGAGGACATGGATATCGATTGCGGCACCATTGCCACCGGGGATGCGACAATCGCCGGCAAGGGCCGGGAGATTTTCAACCTGATCATCGATACTGCGTCCGGAAGGAAGACCAAGAGCGAACTGTTCGGCTACGGCGACAATGAATTCGTGCCCTGGCACCTGGGCGCGACACTCTGACGGAAGCAGCCGTCGGAGGGAGGAGAGGGTTGATGCAGACA
This genomic window contains:
- a CDS encoding altronate dehydratase family protein produces the protein MTAPSFIVLSPEDNVAVASLAIEPGGELPDGVRAAARIDPGHKVAIHPVHAGEPVVKYGQAIGRATVDIAPGDHVHSHNLAFDQDRLSIGAPVPPEAANAADKARTFMGYRRADGRAATRNFIGIIASVNCSTTVCRAIAEEANRTILPRYDGIDGFVPIVHDQGCGMSSTGDGMKNLHRTLAGYTRHVNFGGVLMVGLGCEVNQLTLYGQSGSGAGKRHFNIQDAGGSRRAVALAIGVLEEIAQEVGTARRIPIPVGEIIVGLQCGGSDGLSGITANPALGAAVDILAGAGGTAILSETSEIYGAEHLLRSRAVNEDVAQKLDGLISWWENYVEMHGASLDNNPSPGNKRGGLTTILEKSLGAVAKGGRSPLTAVYHYAERVTEHGLVFMDTPGYDPVSATGQVAGGANVITFTTGRGSCFGSRPCPSIKLTSNTALYRAMEEDMDIDCGTIATGDATIAGKGREIFNLIIDTASGRKTKSELFGYGDNEFVPWHLGATL